CCAGTAAAAGCAAACACAATCCCACCTGTAGAGATTGCTACAAGAATGCCATGCCAACCCACAGAGCCACTGCCATTAGTATCAGTCATAGAAAAATTACCAATATCAAAATGAGTAAAGAGCAGCGCCACACCCAACAGGACAATAATACCCACTTTAATCAAGGTCATAATGAAATTCGTTCTAATCAATTTTCTTAAATCAATCATATTGATCCAAGAAATTAAAGCCATTAAAATCACCGCCCACAACATGCCAAAGCCCGTTAAATTATAATGGCCTTGAGCATTATAACTTAAGCTTGGGAAATACACTGAAGCATAACGAAGAACGGCTTGCACTTCAATCGGCGGCATCGTCACACAAGACAGCCAAGCAATCCACCCCATCACAAAACTTGTCGTTGTTCCATGAGTTAGCTGTGGTATGCGCGCAACGCCTCCAGCCACTGGGAATAACACCGATAGCTCAGCAAAGGTGAAAGCAATTAAAACAACAGCAGCCGCACCTAGTCCCCAGGCAATTAAGGAAGCAGGGCCTGCGCTTTTTGCAGCATAAAAAGGTCCAAACAGCCACGCTGAACCAATCATGCCGTTAATGGAAATAAAAAGAAGAGCCCAGGGGGAAAAGTGATTTTTTCAACTGCTGCATATCAAACTGCTCGCACAACCTATTGTTACATCGAAGCTTTATAGATACACGAGTGTCTAATTTTAAGCAATCCTAAAATAGTCAGTTATTAATGAGTTTCATATTATCAAAAAGTCAATTTTGACTATTCTTAGAGTGAAGGATAAAGAAAGACTAGATATCACACTAACCATGCTATCCATATCAACCTATCCATATTTTGAGAGTCAACCATGAGATCATTGGACCTATCTGTCTTTGTCAACTTTCAATGTTTAACCTATTTATTCACATTCAGTTTGATTTTGACTCTACTCTCTTACTTTAATTCAAGTTTTGCTCAACCACGACTACAACCCCAACAGCAGTGCACAGAGGTTATTATTGGCGGCCATCCTTCTTACCCCCCGATAGAATGGGTGGTGCATAATAAAGTTGAAGGCGCTGGCATTAATATTGCCAAGACGATTTTCAAAAAACTCGGCATCGCTGTCACCACAACAAATTTAGGCAGTATTCCTGCCACACTCAAAGCCCTTAAAGAAAACCCAGCAATTAGCATGACTGCCGGCATCTTTTACGCCCCAAATCGTACGGGCTATTTGCACTATATCAAACCGGCATATGCGTATGATGAACTTTCAGTATTCACGCGTAAAAATGAAGCAGTTTCTTTTAATTCCTGGCATGACCTTAAAAATAAAGCAGGTGCTAGCGCCCTTGGTAAAACTACCGGTAACCCAGAGTTGGACCATATCCTTAACCAAGAACTACAAGTTCAACATATCGAGCGCGTCAACCTCGCCTTTCATAAGCTTGCTAAACATCGGCTCGATTACGTCATTGCACCTAAATTTACGGGCATTATCGAAATAAAAAAAGAGTTTAAAAATAAAATTATCGCCCTAGAGAAACCATTTTCAGCGGCAGGCATTTACTTTGCCTTCGCCAAACACGCCGCTTGCGATGCGATTTACCAACGCTTTAGCCAAGAACTCGCAAAAATGATCAAGCAAGGTCACATCAAGCAATTTATTAATCAGGCTTACGCAAGCTATGTCTATCAAGACCGTCTGGGCATCATTACTAAAGAATATGATGAATCTGAGAAATAAATACTTTCAAAAGCCAACTGCTAGGAATACTTGGGAATATAAATATTGTGCAAAAAGCTGATTATTATGCACCCTTTTTCTGACCCTAAAATTAAACAACCTAGCAAATACTGCAATCAGCAATACCATAAAACAGTGAGCCAGTCACAGCCTGAACTCACTCCAGAGCTTACACACCCCGTTACCCAATTTAAAATCTATTAAAATCAATCAAGTATAAAATTCAAATGATAGCAATATAAATAATTTTCAGACAGAAATGAAAAAACATATAAACTCGCTAATATCAAACTGAAAAAACGTTAGCATCATGCCACACTTTCTCCACCTAAAAGAAGGTGAATCTTGTGCCTCACTCTTCAATAAACCATAAATATGACAAAGGCGGCCAACAACTAAGATCACCGCGATTAATGCACACAGCCATAATGGCCCTTTACATAACACCACCGCCCATAATAACAACAAGCTCAGCGGTACGTATTCAGAAAAATTCGCATGGGCGCGGTGTGCTCGGATCAGTTCAGGCTGTGTCGGAATATAGCCTTCCTTATATTTCTGGCGTAGCCGAATAGTGTTCAAACTTAAGAAAGTAAAGATAACCGCAAATAACGCCGTTACTAAAGATATCATATAAATATTATTCATCACTGACTCACTTACTATCCATTGTGTTTTTTATCACAGCTAACAAACTGCGACTCCCTCTTTTGGGCTTATATTTTCACAAATAATCCTAAACTTTTCAAAAGGCAACTTAAAAAACATTGGATTTTCTATACAAAACTTGCTTAAATGAATGAATATTTATTCAATCAAGGTCAAATTATAAGCATGCATTATCTACTTGGTGAGTTTCTCGGCAGCCTATTCCTTATTTTGTTTGGCGGTGGTGTCGTCGCCGGTGTCGTACTAAAAGGCTCGAAAAGCTACATGGCAGGCTGGATGGTCATCGCCACTGGCTGGGCCTTCGCGGTTATGATTGGTGTCTTTGTTGCCAGTTCCACAGGCTCAACGCAAGCTGATATCAACCCTGCGGTCACCTTAGCTAAACTCTTTTTAGGTATATATTACTCACCCGTCCAAGTCATCGAACGCATGGCGGTGCAGTTTCTTGGCTGCTTTACTGGCGCGGTACTCGTCTGGCTCGCTTACTTACCTCACTGGCGCATTACTGACGATAAAGAAGCCAAGCTCAATGTCTTTAGCACCACACCCGCAATCGATCACAAAATAGGTAACTTACTCACAGAGATCATCGGCACCTTCGCCCTCATCTTTGGCATCGGTGCCATTGTCAACTTTGCCCATGGTCATACCTATGAAAGCTTAGTGCCCTATTTTGTCGGCATGCTCGTCTGGGGTATTGGCTTATCTCTAGGCGGCCCGACCGGTTATGCGATTAACCCGGCGCGTGACCTAGGTCCACGTATCGCGCACGCCTTACTGCCCATTGCAGGCAAAGGCTCTTCACGCTGGCAATACGCCTGGATTCCCGTCATCGGCCCCTGCATCGGAGCAAGCATCGGTGCTGTGTTCTGTCATTTGTTACTCTAAGGAGTAGGCAATGGGTTAGGAGTAACATTACGATCCAGCCCTAACTGCTGCCGCTTCTTCTGTATTTCGTGCGAAAATGCGATTTGCCCTTCTAGCTCTTTCGTTGGCCGCCCATCAGCGACAGCACCAGCAAGTTGCTTTTCCAACATACTTTGATACGTTTCAAAAAGCTCTGTGGGCATATTCAATAAAACCTCTGCCCACTCTCTCTGATTTTTAAATGGTGTTGCTGTGCTATACACATTATTAGGTGAGCCTAAACTTGAAACTTGAGCCATCGCACTCCTCCTCACATTGAACTGAACTAAGATGTACCGTATTCTAAAGCTTGACAGACTAATTTTGTTTTTGCTACTGTAACTAAACTGTATATTCTTTATAAAGATTAAAGGTCCTGCAACTGTGCATTTAACCACCTCACTATTACACTCTATTGTCAACACTGTCGTGGTGGTCGTCGTCTTACCTTTAAGAAGGTGCAGGCGCTAACTTAGCATTCAGTTAACAAGCCCCGCACCTTACGGTCCGGGGCTTTTTTTTTAAGTATGGAAGGTGTTATGAATTCAAATACCAAGCAGCTCGACTATCGCAAACCTATTAAGGTGGGCCATTACGCAACATTTCTCATCGGTCTGTGCACCCTTTTCCTCTTTTATAAATATCTCTTACAAATCTCGCCTTCGGTGATGACCTCAGAGCTGATGGCAAGCTTTCAGCTTGAAGGCGCAGGTTTAGGCAACCTAGCTGCCACCTTCTTTTATAGCTATTTTATTATGCAAATTTTTGCTGGTCCCATGCTTGATCGCTTCAATATCCGCTACTTAGCCTCAGGGGCCATTGCCATCAGCGCCATCGGCACCATCCTCTTTGCCAATGCACATGCCTTGTGGTTCGCCGAAATCGGCCGCAGCTTGATGGGTGTCGGCGCAGCCTTTGCCACAGTCACTTACCTTAAGGTTACTGCCGATTATTTCCCACCAGAACGTTTTGCCTTTATCAGCGGTTTACTGCCTACTGGGGTAATGATTGGTGCTGCGATCGGTGGCGGGCCATTAGCAAAACTTGTTGAGCTCACAGGCTGGCGCGACAGCTTACTCGCTTGTGCACTTATCGGCTTTTTAATCTCATCCTTTTTCTTTATTTTTATGCGTAATGCCTCACCTGCCATGAGCCAAACCGCCAAGGTCAAAGCGACAACATTAAAACTTAAAGATTATCTTAGTGTATTAACACAACCCAGTAACTGGTTTTTAACCCTGTACAGTGGCTTTGCCTTTGCACCGCTTGCGGTATTTTCAGGACTTTGGGGCCAACCCTTCTTGCAAACGGCCTACCAGCTCAGTTCTACCCATGCCGCTTCCCTTGCCACACTCGGTTTTATCGGCTTTGGCTTCGGTGGCCCGGCCTTTGGTTACCTCGCTGATAGAACCACCCGCCCCGAGTTCTGCATGGTGTTAGGAGGTCTCATCAGTTTGATCAGCCTCATTGGCATTATTTATATCACCCCACCGATGCTGCTTCTTAGTGCATTCATCTTTATCTTTGGTTTTGGTGTCGGCGCCTTTATGCTCGGTTTCGCATTCGCTAAAAACCTAAACTCATTATTTTTAGTCGGTACTGTCACTGCAATGATCAACACCGGTGATGCGCTGTGTGGTGCACTTTCAGAGCCTTTTATCGGTCACCTACTCGATTTAGGCTGGGATGGGCACAAGCTTCATGATGCTCCCGTATTTTCAACACAAGATTACAAACACGCTTTTCTAATTCTACCTGCTTACATCGTCCTTTCTTTAATTTTTTTATGGCTAGCACAACGCTTACAGAAAAATAAAAAATAACGTTTTCTATTCAACCTATTTATCACTCTATAGATCACAGCTGAATAAAATTAGCTTTATTCAGCTTTTGCTTAAGCCCTATTTCAAAACCCAAAGTTTGCCTAGACAAAACATGCAATCTTTAATCTCACTCTATTTAAAACAACCTCCGAATAAAAACACCAAATAACAATTATGCTTACGATTAATTTCAGTATTTTTATGATTTGTGATAAGGCAATCCACAAAAATCTCGAGTTGTCGCTTGACCTGAATGCCTTAATTAAGCTTGAATTATAGTAATTTAAAACGACAAGACAATCAAAAACATATGAAACAATTTACTGGCAAACTCTCACTTGTAGCAGGGTTATTCCTGATGCTTTCTTCACTTAGCGCAGCCAAAACTATCATCGGCGCTGTCGAACACACAAAAATCCCATTTATTGATGAAGGGATACGCACTCGTATCGATTCCGGTGCTAAAGTCGGAGCGATCAGTGGTTTTGATTTAAAGTCATTTAGCAAAGAGGGTAAGGATTATATCTCTTTTACTTTCGAAAGCCCGAAGCGCCATATCAGCCATCGCTTCACCTTACCTGTTGCTCGCTATATTCATATTAAAGAGCGCCGCAAACAAGGCTCGGAAAAAGATAGTTTAGCCAGACGCCCGGTGATTATTTTACCTGTTTGTTTAGGCTCCGAGGTCGAGAGAGTAGAGCTTAGCATTCTGGATCGTCGCAACTTTATGTATCCCATTTTATTAGGCCGTGATGCAATTACCAAGTTTAATCGTTTAATCGATCCTGCTGAAAAATTTGCTACAAAGCCGCACTGCTCAAAAAGTGAGCTTACACTATGAGAATCAGCACCCACCTTCACTTTAAGCTTCTCGTTGCTATTTTATTTGTTATCGGTATCGCCCTGACCTTCTACCAAGTTAAAACACTCAACACGCCACTAACCCCCAGCGCGGAAACATCCGTGTGGACCGTCGAGGCCAAAGTACAGTTTCAACCCGAAAACAATAAACCCATTAAGGCGGAACTCACCCTGCCCAGTACCTATCAAGATAATATGAAAATTCTCAATGAAAAATTTATTTCGCGCAACTATGGCTACGCCTCCAGTAAAAAAGACGGGCAACGTACAGTAACCTGGTCAATTCGGCGTGCTAAAGGCTTACAAGCCCTTT
This genomic stretch from Piscirickettsia litoralis harbors:
- a CDS encoding MIP/aquaporin family protein, with product MHYLLGEFLGSLFLILFGGGVVAGVVLKGSKSYMAGWMVIATGWAFAVMIGVFVASSTGSTQADINPAVTLAKLFLGIYYSPVQVIERMAVQFLGCFTGAVLVWLAYLPHWRITDDKEAKLNVFSTTPAIDHKIGNLLTEIIGTFALIFGIGAIVNFAHGHTYESLVPYFVGMLVWGIGLSLGGPTGYAINPARDLGPRIAHALLPIAGKGSSRWQYAWIPVIGPCIGASIGAVFCHLLL
- a CDS encoding substrate-binding periplasmic protein, which codes for MRSLDLSVFVNFQCLTYLFTFSLILTLLSYFNSSFAQPRLQPQQQCTEVIIGGHPSYPPIEWVVHNKVEGAGINIAKTIFKKLGIAVTTTNLGSIPATLKALKENPAISMTAGIFYAPNRTGYLHYIKPAYAYDELSVFTRKNEAVSFNSWHDLKNKAGASALGKTTGNPELDHILNQELQVQHIERVNLAFHKLAKHRLDYVIAPKFTGIIEIKKEFKNKIIALEKPFSAAGIYFAFAKHAACDAIYQRFSQELAKMIKQGHIKQFINQAYASYVYQDRLGIITKEYDESEK
- a CDS encoding MAPEG family protein, yielding MNNIYMISLVTALFAVIFTFLSLNTIRLRQKYKEGYIPTQPELIRAHRAHANFSEYVPLSLLLLWAVVLCKGPLWLCALIAVILVVGRLCHIYGLLKSEAQDSPSFRWRKCGMMLTFFQFDISEFICFFISV
- a CDS encoding MFS transporter, with the translated sequence MNSNTKQLDYRKPIKVGHYATFLIGLCTLFLFYKYLLQISPSVMTSELMASFQLEGAGLGNLAATFFYSYFIMQIFAGPMLDRFNIRYLASGAIAISAIGTILFANAHALWFAEIGRSLMGVGAAFATVTYLKVTADYFPPERFAFISGLLPTGVMIGAAIGGGPLAKLVELTGWRDSLLACALIGFLISSFFFIFMRNASPAMSQTAKVKATTLKLKDYLSVLTQPSNWFLTLYSGFAFAPLAVFSGLWGQPFLQTAYQLSSTHAASLATLGFIGFGFGGPAFGYLADRTTRPEFCMVLGGLISLISLIGIIYITPPMLLLSAFIFIFGFGVGAFMLGFAFAKNLNSLFLVGTVTAMINTGDALCGALSEPFIGHLLDLGWDGHKLHDAPVFSTQDYKHAFLILPAYIVLSLIFLWLAQRLQKNKK
- a CDS encoding ATP-dependent zinc protease family protein, producing MKQFTGKLSLVAGLFLMLSSLSAAKTIIGAVEHTKIPFIDEGIRTRIDSGAKVGAISGFDLKSFSKEGKDYISFTFESPKRHISHRFTLPVARYIHIKERRKQGSEKDSLARRPVIILPVCLGSEVERVELSILDRRNFMYPILLGRDAITKFNRLIDPAEKFATKPHCSKSELTL